DNA sequence from the Oncorhynchus keta strain PuntledgeMale-10-30-2019 chromosome 1, Oket_V2, whole genome shotgun sequence genome:
GTGGATCGGCTGCAATGTGTCTAGTTACCCAGAGCGTAATGTTCATGAGTTCCTGCAGTGTGTTCATAAGTCTCTGGAGGACATTTTCTCTGTTCTGGAAGGAAAGCCTCTCAGCTAAAGAAAAGTTTTACAGCAAATCTTAACTTCCACTTCAGCTGAATTTTCACCGTCAGGCATTGACATTGTGTGAAAATTCTAAATTTGTTGTAGTTTGGATGAGTTAGACTGCAGTTGTATAGTACAGTGAGATGAATGTCGGATTTAAAAGGTACATTTCCTGAGGCGTAGTGTGGGTTGGAAGTACTGGTATAGGTTAATAAAGAGGGAATATCAAACAAGCTCTGCATGGTTCAGTAGAGGTCATATTCCTATACTGTCAAATAGCTAACTGACTACACAGATTCATAATGCCCAAGGAAATATCAAATACACTCGTGTCATGAAGGCAAAAACAATGAAAGCTTCAGGTGTTTGTTTGATCCAATATTTCTTCCTTTTCTAACTAGCATTGTAATCTCTTGGGAAGGATTGCATTGCAACCCTTCCCAAGAGCACTAAACCACCTTTACTGATAAAGGCCAGTGCTTTTGAATGAATGTCCTCATGTAAAGGCCAGTTTGATAGGGAAATTAAATCCTGTAATATTGATATTCAGAGTAGCACTTAATTTTTCTTTGCTGTAGCAAGCCTTGTCAAAGGATTGTATGACAATTTACAGATATCCATGTTGCTTTGTGATGTAAAATGTTTTAAAGCAATTACCTAAGATCTTTGCTATTAAAGGTCCAACGCAGCTGTTATCTCCAATATCAAATCCTTTCTAGGTAACAAGTACGTACATGTGATCGTTTTAATAAAGAAATGGTCAAAAATAACAGCTTCTTAAGAATTTTACTAGGACTGTCTTCAAGGGGTGGGGATAATGGAAAATGTGCGGTCCATTAATCAAATTATCGCATTGGGGATGTTACCATGGAAggtcaaaactccatcccaccaacaGGCTGAAAtccagtcttttcaaacagcgcTTGCAttattttcacagtattattccaacttcGATGTGGAAATATAAAACGCAGGAAAATCCTTTCCCTTTGTGCCTTATGGAATGTTCACTGGATGTTTCTCACACACAGCTTTACTGAAGTAGTGTAAAGAACTCAACTAAATGTGACCTGGAATGACGAATTAATATATTTTGCTCGACTGTATTTaacggcagggtaacctagtggttagagcgttggactagtaaccgttcaactccccgagctgacaaggtacaaatctgtcattctgcccctgaacaggcagttatagcacactgttcttaggctgttattgaaaataagaatgtgttcttaactggatTAACttaattgcctagttaaataaaatgtagaAAAGTTTGTTGATCTGTGTATTGAGTTTGGTGCTGGAATAAAATAGACTGACCTCTGTACGGAGAGACTCCTATTTCTTTGTCTCAGGActgagtggtagtgtagtgtgcaATTCTCCATTATTTTTCATACTATCAAAATGGACTAAACCACAGCTATGGCATCCAGTAAGTAACACTTAAATGTATAGAAAAGCAAGGCTATTAAAACATTTGGAATTTTCCCAAtcatttatttaaaataaaaaagacTGACCGATCAAAAGCAAATGTACAAATGTAATCATACATGAATCAAAAAATGAAATTAAAACATTTCCCAAAAGAAAAAAATCATCCCCTCTTAGATGGGCTTGATCTTGAAGTGTAGTCCAATGAGACTGAAGACGAGACATTTCAAATCCTGAACCAGGTAGTAGAACACGCGGAGGCCTTCTGGGTCCCTGGAAAACACAATGGCATTTACTTTAGAAGCTGGCACCTAATTCCACATCAACCCCACTAagcacttgtggagatctgagttCCATTGGGAACTTTGAGGGATATATAATTTGATTATTATTTACTTACTTTGACTGGTTGACATCAATCAAGGAACCGATCTTGGAAGTTGTGAAGGAAATGTGCTCGTCGCCAATGACGATCTCCAGCTCCTAAAAGAGTTAAGTTAAGACGCTATTAGTAATTCAagccataaaaataaaataaacattgttTACTAAATCATAACTTGAGGTTGTGCCTGGAGTCCCGTCTTGTGCTGAAAGGGTCAGACTTGAACACTAGTTCAAATTCTTTCATTGGACGTATGTCTGATATGGAGAGCAGAGCTCACAACCCCTAGAAGACTACCATCACTAAGTAAACAACGAACTTAACTTTCATGGCTAACCCTGCCTCAGTCAACCTCCATGCGTTGTAAGTTTCTGTATTTAGAAGTGGTGTGCACCAATATTTATAATTGGATAGGATATCATTTGATATTGATATGAGCAATACATATCTTGATATCAGTTTATTTTTTCTGTTAACCTTAGTCCTGACAATTAACCGAATtagtttattttcattttttaaataactAATTGACCGACgtcggttcaattatttgaattccactTTCTGTTTTTTTCTCTGTCGCTCAACACAGAAGCTCTTTAGAGAGAGATCTCTCTCCGGGACATGTTGTCCAACTCACAGAAAAAGTGCAAAACATAACTACAATGACCAGAATCTATTGCACCTACAGCTTGCCTGTGCTTATTGGTTCCTTCCATCAgacaaacacagaggaagagcAGTTACTATGGTCTCTACATCTAATTGATTGCTAGTTATTATTTAGCAATgttaaaagtatgccttatctaCCTTGAAGAACTACTGAAATAGTGATTGTCAGGCAGCTAGGCTAACCTGAAAGATGACTCTTTGGGGAGAACAGAAAGACAGCTGGCTGCTAATGCCTGAGTAAAGATGAGaagacttggaatgaaataagtaatcaaataaaataagtaatacacaactgaaatatgtTAAAAGTAAATAACGGATGGTTTATTAATAAGTGATGCGCAGTAATAGGCAGTCACCAGTGTTGTCACAAATCAGGATTTTGACTTCGATACCACAAAGAAAAAGGCATATTATCCGGTCACAATGGCACTTGATCCCAACAAATTCAGCTACTGCTCCGTTCAATAGTTGGGCATCTTTTAAGTTCAAATTCATTACATTTGATACAGTCATGTATGCATTAAACAACCAATTTGACTTTGGTAAAAACTACAAAACATTTTGGTAATAATTTATTTGAATGATAAATCTACTGAAACTGGGTAAATCAAGACGTAGACTAGGTCTACtcacaatacaggtgaatgcatattaTTCAAGAGTGTGTGCATGTTATTGATATTGTTTTAGCTGATTTCATGGGGGTACAGATGACAAACAATCCCTTCAATAATGATTTTTTATTGGCAACTGCTAGGAGaacattttattttaatggaTCAACATTTGTATAGTAGCAATCTCTTTTATAAAAGTGTTCACTGCCTCTAAGAATCTAATGACATTCACAAAGCAGAACGTAGCTGTGGAACCTGACTTTGTGGCTATGCAATCTAGAAACCAGACAGGAGGCAAGGGAGACTAAGAACATAATACATTTTTGGTGGCGAGGGAGACAAAGTTAATTAATAATGTTGTTGGTCACAAACAGTTTTGAAATCAGCATTTATTGAGTTATGGTTTGCTTATTATGACACAATGCACTAAGGTAGTGAATTATGCTGTAAGCTAGCTGGAAAGTTAACCTACAATTAAAGCTGAAAACTTCTGTGGGgcatgagtggggagctaacaaTGAACCCCAAACAGCTCTAGCAATGAATGAGTATGTGACACTTTGCTGTTCGCGCTATCAAGGGGCTGCGCTGATACAGACTAGATCCTCTCATTCAAGTGACacacatttgacagaagtaccTAATATAACAAATTGTAGTAACAAACAGTGTTGTTTAATCATCAAACAAGTACACAAGTTTCAGTAATCAGTATACCGTGCAGCACTAGCAGTCACCGCCATCATTGGGGTTTAATTAAATAATagtttcatcatcatcatactaaaaacaaatgtaatatatacAAACAAAATATTGTATTTATGGGATGTGAAAAATGGTTAAAGCCTAATAAGTGAGTGGACTGTCCACCATCTGTTTTATTATGTGTTACCGTATTGAACCCACATAATGCATTTATTGTTAAAACATAAAAACTTCAATTGAAAAACCGCAATTAGTTCATTTTTTTATGAACCAGACCTCAAAAAGCAATAGTCGAGCAGCACTAGTTAACCTACAATATTATGGAGGAGACTAAATGAAAAAGCATACATGGCTGTTCCTGCATGCACAAAGCTTGAGTTAGCCTACTTAAATGCCTCCTGATGGACCATCAACTGGATGAGCTTCCCATTGTATTCGAACTGGTTAGGTAGCTTCATGCTACCAGAACATTCAAACCTTGCCCAATGGGCAGGCTGCTCAATCGGAgccactagtcagctacctacAAACCAATATGATATCAAATAGATTTTCCATATCGGTGTCCATCACTAGTATTTAGGTAGGTATGAGTGAGTGAACCGACCTGTCTGCCCACTCTGTCTGGGGGCGGCCACAATGCATCATCTTCCTTAGTGATCTCACTGTCATCTATGATCCTCTTCAGTTCCTCCATCACACTCTTGTGTACATAGGCCTGTATTGGAGAACAATCACAATAAGGTTTCTATGGTAAATGCAATTGCTGCTGCAGCATCTCACACATAAATTGGATTGATGGGTAGTACACAGATTGATGTAATACAGTAGTCCTTTGTAAATTTGATAAGTTACCTCTTTTCTGATCATGACGTCATTCTTGTAGTTGCTGTTGTTCGCGTACCTCAGTTTACCTGAAAATACAATGAATGTATTGATTGTGTTATCTTCACGTTCGTTATGAATGTTGTTACATTGTTGACACACTGCACTGTTACACAGTAGTCTTTTCTAGTAGCTAGTTCACATTTAACAGTTTTTAAACCTGCTGTAAAACCTAGGCTATTTGTCAAAGTCTGTTGGCTAACTAGCTAAAGAAATAGCTCCATAGCCAAGTTAGCTAGTTGTATAGATAGCTAGCGCCTAACTAAGTTAGTACTGTAATTAGCTAAAGTTAAATTAGTTAGCTGGCCATAATATATGAGGTTATGGTACAGAAATCAGCACTGACTAAGACGTAACGACGCAATTATAGTATTTCTGAAGCCATGATTTTAGAACAGAAAACAAGACTAGCTATAAAAGCTAATTCGGCTAAAAGCAACGAGGAAATGCTGCTAGCAAGCTGTCGTTTGCGtactttgctagctagctaatgctaaTTGGCAGGTTAAAATTTCAGCCTAACTTACCGTCCGGTCTAAACTCAAATTCCAAGAACTCGTGTCCAAACTTGCCCTTGTGCCCGACATAATATCTCAAATAAAAGTCAGTTGTTGACATTATAAACCGCAAACTGTTTGTCTGTGAGAATCGGAATCAACGAAAGCACACCTCAAACTAAATGGTCTTTCGCAAAACACAACACGCATGCGTGCTGTGGCGATTTTTTTTTATATGAATGGTCGcattgcattgatgtcagaaCAAACCGGCTCTTCTTTAGCGTGTATTTTAACCGGCAGATGTCAATAAAACACCATATTATTTAATGATTGGGTCCCAACCATTAAATAATATGTTCATATTACTGGAAATCCATTTATATGGTTTTCTCCATCTGTGAATCTTGTAAAGGAAACATTCACACAGCATACATAATACAAAAACTTTATTTCCTTGTTTGATTGTTTGCATTATATTTACATTATAATACAATTATGAAGGCTCTTGTAGTCATATCCTGGTGTGTGACAACCAGAAAATGAATCCCTACATGAAATAATCAAATTACTATTTTATAATTCCAACTTTGAGGCAAAGCAGTTTGGTCATGGTTATCACAATTTGATGGGTAACTTGGTTTTCTGTTTTACTTGTGGTCTGGTAAAAGTTTTGGTTAATCATACTATTTATTTCTTTCTTATTACAGGTCTCTTGTGTGCTAAAGTCATGTACAACAATGCCTGAGCTGTGCCAAAGGACTCATACttcacacatactgtatagaaCATTACTACTTTCAAAGTGAGTGTTCACACTGAGGCCGTTGACATTACTTACTCATGGGTCCACTGTTACAACCTGATCATGGAACAAATGTAgttcagtagctagctagctcttgCAAGTAAGTAACTCATATCATGTCATTGAGTTGAATTACCAGACAAAATGTGTTTTATGTACAGCAGATTTCATCACCAACATTGAAGCTAAATTTATACAATTATACACAAAGCAACATTTTAATGACTGAAATACATATAATCCACATCAACAGCCTTTGGACCATAATACATTTTTTGCAAAGGAATGCATTTGTTACTGAATATTTGCTAGATGGCTGCCTATGATAGGCATTGCTTGACTGACCTTTTGAAGGCCTTTGAAATGAAAGGTCATGTACATTGAACTCAAGTTAGGGCATTTCCTCTACATTTTAGACAGGCATGGTATTGCTAGTGTTCATGGTTATATTCATATTCAAAATCTCTCAAGTTCCTGAGCTGACATTCTAATGATCCATTCACTTTCTCTAGTTCTACATCTCACAAAGTAGATAGCCTAATCATGGAGTCAACATTCATGCCTTTATGTACGGCAATTGCAGAAGTCCGATTGTATGCTCATACATTACTTTAGAAACCATTTCGCATTTCAATAATCGATCAATCCGAAGCCAATAAACAAAGGGTATGATGATGCACGGATGGACTGCGGACGACACTCATGTGGCTGGCTGTCTCAACATTGTGACATACCCATCATTGGCCCTCGAAATGTAAACAAAACTACAGTATACACTTGCATACAGGTACCATAAAGAGGTAGGAAACATAGCACAGCAGTCAGGAGTTTAGTACCCATATATTTCTGAAAGCAAAACAATCTATTGTGATTTTAGGCTACCCTATGCAATGCAGTACAACCTTGAGTATACACTAATAGCATGTCATTCAGTGAGTGTTACTAAGACCCTAATCACACCCTTCTAATCAGTCTGGAAATATTGcagtatattttttatttatgtgAATAAACAAACACATGATTGAGCAATTGAATGAGAATAAAACTGAATTAATTAACGGAGAGCTTAATACCAAAGGAAAATGTTCTGGGTACATGTTAAATTCATGCAAAATTGTAGAAAATAAGAATAGAAAAAAAATAAACAGGAGTTTTACATTGATGAACTACACTGTTTAATAGCAGCAGTAAAGAGCAATGAAAGGTACTAATACTTGAAGGGTGAATTGTTACTAACGTAGAAAATAAGATGGAGATCATGTCCTATTTAAgtgaaaatgtatttcaaattAACCTGCAATTCAGaacaacctacagtatatatagcctTGGCCTAAACATTGCTATCAAATGTTAGCTGTTCAAAAAGAGGCAGTTGCAGTGATCTCATCCTTCAAGAGCATTAGCTTTTATTAATGAAAAAAGTTGAGTTGGAACCACAAAGAATTCAATAGACATGGGGGCTTTACAAACTCCCCTGTCTAGGGCTTTAAAAGAGGGG
Encoded proteins:
- the magoh gene encoding protein mago nashi homolog; translated protein: MSTTDFYLRYYVGHKGKFGHEFLEFEFRPDGKLRYANNSNYKNDVMIRKEAYVHKSVMEELKRIIDDSEITKEDDALWPPPDRVGRQELEIVIGDEHISFTTSKIGSLIDVNQSKDPEGLRVFYYLVQDLKCLVFSLIGLHFKIKPI